The nucleotide window CCCAGGGTGTAATTGCCCCGACCATCAAAAGCCTTTCCTGAAATCCCCTTAAAATCCCGAATCCGGGGTAAAACTACTGAGATGAGTCGTTCGAGAAATTCATACATGCGGGCATGGCGCAAAGTTACCATGCAACCAATCGGCATACCCTCACGCAGTTTAAAAGATGCTATGGATTTACGGGCCTTGGTCACCACTACCTTCTGACCGGTAATGGCAGTCAACTCCTCAGCAGCAGAATCAAGTATTTTAACATTCTGCACCGCACTACCCAAGCCCATATTCACTACAACTTTCTCCAACCGGGGAACCTGCATGCAGTTAGTATAGCTAAACTGTTTGGTAAGGGCCGGAACAACCTCATTTATATATTTATCTTTCAAAATACCCATCTATCAATACTCCACATCCTCACAGCTACTTGTCCAGCAGCTCATCACAACGTTTGCAAACTCTAACCTTTGATTGATCCGCTAAAACCTTACACCCTACACGCACCGGTTTATCACATTTAGCGCAGACCGGCATGACATTAGACAGGTGGATGGAGGCCTCTTTTTCCAGAATGCCACCCTGTGTACCCATCCCGGGTTTAGTGTGGCGTTTGATCATGTTAAGCTTTTCCACTACCACCCGTTGTTTTTCAAAGTCTACTCTCTTTATCTTGCCCGTTTTCTCTTTATCTTTACCGGCGATAACCATAACCTTGTCGCCTTTTTTTACCCGTGCTTTCGCCATCGTCAAATTCTCCAGTTCACGCGGCCTTATAAAACCTCAGGGGCCAATGAAATAATTTTCATGAAACGTTTTGCTCTTAGTTCCCGGGCCACGGGACCAAATATCCTGGTACCGACAGGCTCATTCTGACTATTAATCAGGACCGCCGAGTTGCAATCAAATTTTATATAACTGCCATTCAACCGGCGTATCTCCTTGGCAGTACGTACTACTACCGCCTCCATAACATCGCCTTTTTTAACCTTTGAATTAGGCATCGCCTCTTTGACAGCAATCTTGATAATATCACCAATACCGGCATACCGTTTCCTTGAACCACCAAGCACCTTGATACACTGTATTTTTCTGGCTCCGGAATTATCTGCTGCATCCAGAACCGTTTCAACCTGAATCATTTCATCTTCCCTTTCCCAGTCTTTCAGCTGGAAAGCAGAAATCCACCGTTAACCGACAGTTTTTTCCACTACTTTACTGACCCGCCAGCATTTATCCTTACTGATTGGCCGACATTCCGTTATCTGAACCCGATCACCGATAGAGCACTGATTTTCGGCATCATGTGCCTTATATTTACTACTCTTTTGCACGTATTTCTTATAAGTGGGATGTTTTACTTTGGTCGAAACTTTCACCACCGCTGTTTTATCCATCTTATCACTGACCACAACTCCGGTCATCGATCGTTTAATTCGTCTTTTTGACTCCTGCATTTTCATACCTGCCTTATCCCTGCATATCCTGTTCACGGAAAATGGTTTTCATCCGGGCTCGATCCCGCTTAAGATTTTTCAGCCTGGCCGTATCCTGAAGCTGCCCACTGGCTTTCTGAAAACGGAGGTTAAACAGCTCCTCAGATATGGCATCCACCTTCTGCTGCATCTCTTCCGGAGACAATAAACGAACATCTTTAGCTTTCATATTTCAGTCTCCCGCCTTACCAGTCTGGTTCTGATCGGCAATTTATGCGCTGCCAAGCGCAGGGCCTCCATCGCCCGTTCGGAATCAATCCCTTCCATTTCATAGAGCATTCTGCCGGCTTTCACCACTGCCACCCACTCTTCAGGGGATCCCTTACCCTTCCCCATTCTTACTTCAGCCGGTTTTTTGGTTAGCGGCTTATCCGGAAAAATACGAATCCAAACTTTTCCGCCACGTTTGATATAGCGATTGATGGCAATTCTGGCCGCCTCAATTTGACGGTTGGTAATTCTTCCGCTTTCCAGCGCCTTCAAGCCATAATCACCAAAGGAAAGTTGGGAACCCCGATGTGCCAGCCCCTTGACCCTTCCTTTCTGCTGTTTTCTATATTTCACCTTTTTGGGCATTAACATGATGACAATCCTACCTTCCCATCCTTATTTGCCGGTGAGCTCAACTAATTTTGTCTACAGCCCAGCAGTCAATTCATCTTTCTGCGCAACTATCTCACCTTTGAACACCCAGACCTTGACCCCGATGATGCCGTAGGTGGTTTTGGCTTCAGCTAGACCATAATCTATATCAGCCCGCAGGGTATGCAAGGGAACACGGCCATCCCGGTACCACTCTGAACGGGCAATTTCAGCCCCACCCAGCCGGCCGGCTACCGCCACTTTTACTCCTTTAGCCCCGAGTTTCATCGCCATCCCGACACTGCGCTTAATAGCTCTTCTGAAAGCCACCCGGCGAATAAGCTGCAAGGCAACATTTTCAGCAATCAATTGAGCATCAGTTTCAGGTCTCTTCACCTCATTAATATTGATAAACAACTCACCGGAGCTAAACTTCTGCAGATCCTTCTTCAGGGTTTCAATCTCTGCCCCTTTTTTACCGATAATAATTCCCGGCCTGGCAGCATAAATATTAATTCGGATACGCTTTGCAGCCCGCTCAATCTCAATTTTGGAAATCCCGGCATGATGCATCTTCTTTTTCAAATATTTTTTCAGCCGCAGATCTTCGTGGAGAAATTTTTTGTATTCCTTGTCGGCATACCAACGTGAGCTCCAGGTTTTGACAACACCCAGACGAAAGCCGATGGGGTTAACTTTCTGTCCCAAATCGCCACTCCTCTTTACAGGTTTTACTGATTTTTAAATCTATGGGGATAAAAAATTATACTACTCTTCTTTTAATCCTGATTTTAGCGCTCATCATCCAGAACCACCGTAATATGGCTGGTACGCTTTCGAATCCTGGTTGCCCGTCCCATAGCCCGAGGTCTGAAACGACGCAAGGTGGGGCCTTCATCGACAAAGGCTTGCCGCACATAAAGGGCATCCACATCGATATTACCCTGCTGATCTGCATTGGCCACTGCTGATTGCAATAGTTTCATAATAACAGGAGCAGATTTTTTCCTGGCAAAACGCAGGGTATCAACGGCTCTGGCTATATCCATTCCACTGATCATATCGGTTAGCAGGCGTGCCTTTCGTGGTGCCACCCGATAATGACGAAGTCGTGCTCGAACTTGCATGGGTTACTCCTTTTATAATCCAGGCGTCCGTTTAGCGCCGTACTTTTGATTTTCGGTCAGCAGCATGACCGTAATAGGTTCTGGTAGGGGCAAACTCTCCCAATTTATGTCCCACCATATCCTCAGTTATAAAAACCGGGATAAACTTGCGGCCATTATGAACCGCGATAGTATATCCGACCATTTCCGGGACCACTGTCGATCGCCGCGACCAGGTTTTTATCATTTTATTGTTGCTGTCAACCAGTTTGTCAACCTTGGCTAACAGATGATCATCGACAAAAGGACCTTTACGTACTGAACGCGCCACGAATTCCTCCTTAAAACCTGACCTGTCACAAAAGTATTTGGATCAGGCTATCTCCGTCGTTTAACAATTTGCTTATCCGTTGCTTTATTACTCCTGGTTTTACGACCCTTGGTCGGCACCCCCCAGGGGGTAACCGGATGTCGTCCACCAGATGATTTCCCTTCTCCACCACCATGGGGATGGTCAACCGGGTTCATCGCCACTCCGCGAACCGAGGGACGTCGGCCCAACCAGCGACTGCGGCCGGCCTTTCCCAGGGAAATATTTTCATGCTCGATATTAGCCAGCTGTCCCAGGGTTGCCCGACATAAATTATGGACGATACGAACCTCACCGGAAGGCAGCTTTACCTGCGCACGACTACCCTCCTTGGCCATCAACTGGGCATAGGTCCCTCCACTGCGAACCATCTGACCACCCTTGCCGATTTTCAACTCAATATTATGAATGACGCTGCCCAGGGGGATATTCTTCAAAGGCAGGCAGTTACCGGGTTTTATATCAACATTTTCTCCGGATTGCACCTGGTCTCCTACTCTCAACTTGAGCGGTGCCAAGATATAGCGTTTCTCCCCATCAGCATACTGAAGCAACGCCAGCCGGGCAGATCGGTTCGGGTCATACTCCACTGCTTTAACTGTCGCCGGCATACCATCCTTCATCCGTTTAAAATCTATCAGCCGGTACTTCTGCCGCACTCCTCCACCCCGGTGACGAACGGTAATCCGACCGGCATTATTTCGCCCACCACTGTTCTTTAGCGGGGCAAGAAGGGACTTTTCCGGCGATTTTTTGGTTATTCCCTCAAAACTGGATGCCGTCTGAAACCGCTTTCCAGGTGATGTTGGTTTATATTTCTTTAATGGCATCGGTGAATCTCCCTTATATCAGCATATCAGCGACAGCTGGACAGCTTACAT belongs to Pseudomonadota bacterium and includes:
- the rplE gene encoding 50S ribosomal protein L5, which gives rise to MGILKDKYINEVVPALTKQFSYTNCMQVPRLEKVVVNMGLGSAVQNVKILDSAAEELTAITGQKVVVTKARKSIASFKLREGMPIGCMVTLRHARMYEFLERLISVVLPRIRDFKGISGKAFDGRGNYTLGLREQMIFPEIDLEKVDVVKGMNVVVVNTAKTDEEGKAMLSLLGFPFRK
- the rplX gene encoding 50S ribosomal protein L24 codes for the protein MAKARVKKGDKVMVIAGKDKEKTGKIKRVDFEKQRVVVEKLNMIKRHTKPGMGTQGGILEKEASIHLSNVMPVCAKCDKPVRVGCKVLADQSKVRVCKRCDELLDK
- the rplN gene encoding 50S ribosomal protein L14, whose amino-acid sequence is MIQVETVLDAADNSGARKIQCIKVLGGSRKRYAGIGDIIKIAVKEAMPNSKVKKGDVMEAVVVRTAKEIRRLNGSYIKFDCNSAVLINSQNEPVGTRIFGPVARELRAKRFMKIISLAPEVL
- the rpsQ gene encoding 30S ribosomal protein S17 encodes the protein MQESKRRIKRSMTGVVVSDKMDKTAVVKVSTKVKHPTYKKYVQKSSKYKAHDAENQCSIGDRVQITECRPISKDKCWRVSKVVEKTVG
- the rpmC gene encoding 50S ribosomal protein L29 — encoded protein: MKAKDVRLLSPEEMQQKVDAISEELFNLRFQKASGQLQDTARLKNLKRDRARMKTIFREQDMQG
- the rplP gene encoding 50S ribosomal protein L16; translation: MLMPKKVKYRKQQKGRVKGLAHRGSQLSFGDYGLKALESGRITNRQIEAARIAINRYIKRGGKVWIRIFPDKPLTKKPAEVRMGKGKGSPEEWVAVVKAGRMLYEMEGIDSERAMEALRLAAHKLPIRTRLVRRETEI
- the rpsC gene encoding 30S ribosomal protein S3, which translates into the protein MGQKVNPIGFRLGVVKTWSSRWYADKEYKKFLHEDLRLKKYLKKKMHHAGISKIEIERAAKRIRINIYAARPGIIIGKKGAEIETLKKDLQKFSSGELFININEVKRPETDAQLIAENVALQLIRRVAFRRAIKRSVGMAMKLGAKGVKVAVAGRLGGAEIARSEWYRDGRVPLHTLRADIDYGLAEAKTTYGIIGVKVWVFKGEIVAQKDELTAGL
- the rplV gene encoding 50S ribosomal protein L22, with the translated sequence MQVRARLRHYRVAPRKARLLTDMISGMDIARAVDTLRFARKKSAPVIMKLLQSAVANADQQGNIDVDALYVRQAFVDEGPTLRRFRPRAMGRATRIRKRTSHITVVLDDER
- the rpsS gene encoding 30S ribosomal protein S19, whose product is MARSVRKGPFVDDHLLAKVDKLVDSNNKMIKTWSRRSTVVPEMVGYTIAVHNGRKFIPVFITEDMVGHKLGEFAPTRTYYGHAADRKSKVRR
- the rplB gene encoding 50S ribosomal protein L2, which encodes MPLKKYKPTSPGKRFQTASSFEGITKKSPEKSLLAPLKNSGGRNNAGRITVRHRGGGVRQKYRLIDFKRMKDGMPATVKAVEYDPNRSARLALLQYADGEKRYILAPLKLRVGDQVQSGENVDIKPGNCLPLKNIPLGSVIHNIELKIGKGGQMVRSGGTYAQLMAKEGSRAQVKLPSGEVRIVHNLCRATLGQLANIEHENISLGKAGRSRWLGRRPSVRGVAMNPVDHPHGGGEGKSSGGRHPVTPWGVPTKGRKTRSNKATDKQIVKRRR